A DNA window from Methylobacterium sp. NMS14P contains the following coding sequences:
- the murD gene encoding UDP-N-acetylmuramoyl-L-alanine--D-glutamate ligase — MTPVTVFQDKTVALFGLGGSGLATALALKAGGAGVQAWDDNADSLARAREAGIETRDLREADWSDFAAFVLSPGVPLTHPEPHWSVRLARDAGVEIIGDIELFCRERRAQAPEAPFVAITGTNGKSTTTALIAHVLAQGGRDVQMGGNIGTAILSLEPPAAGRVHVIEMSSFQIDLTPSLDPSVGVLMNITPDHLDRHGTMEQYAAIKERLIRGAGLAVVGVDDAPSRAIADRRGADLLRVHVPHGDVLCTDALTVRDGIVREPDGTALADVNGIGSLRGAHNWQNAAVAVAVARALELSPEQIQAGLTSFPGLPHRMEEVGRRGHVLFVNDSKATNADSTEKALTAFRDIHWILGGKAKEGGIFPLVPYFERVAHAYLIGAASDAFAATLEGAVPYTRCETLENAVPKAAENAAASGAPEPVVLLSPACASYDQFRNFEIRGNRFRELAQALP, encoded by the coding sequence ATGACACCCGTCACCGTCTTCCAGGACAAGACCGTCGCCCTGTTCGGGCTCGGCGGCTCGGGGCTCGCCACGGCGCTGGCGCTGAAGGCGGGTGGCGCGGGCGTGCAGGCCTGGGACGACAATGCCGACAGCCTCGCCCGCGCGCGGGAGGCCGGCATCGAGACGCGGGACCTGCGCGAGGCCGACTGGTCCGACTTCGCCGCCTTCGTGCTGAGCCCCGGCGTGCCGCTGACCCACCCCGAGCCGCACTGGAGCGTCCGGCTCGCCCGGGACGCCGGCGTCGAGATCATCGGCGACATCGAGCTGTTCTGCCGGGAGCGGCGGGCGCAGGCGCCGGAGGCGCCGTTCGTGGCGATCACCGGGACCAACGGCAAGTCGACCACCACGGCGCTGATCGCCCACGTGCTCGCGCAGGGAGGCCGCGACGTCCAGATGGGCGGCAACATCGGCACCGCGATCCTGTCGCTGGAGCCGCCGGCCGCCGGCCGCGTCCACGTGATCGAGATGTCGTCGTTCCAGATCGACCTGACGCCGAGCCTCGACCCGAGCGTCGGCGTGCTGATGAACATCACGCCGGACCATCTCGACCGGCACGGCACGATGGAGCAGTACGCGGCCATCAAGGAGCGCCTGATCCGGGGCGCCGGCCTCGCGGTGGTCGGAGTCGACGACGCCCCGAGCCGCGCCATCGCGGATCGCCGCGGCGCCGACCTCTTGCGCGTCCACGTGCCCCACGGCGACGTGCTGTGCACCGACGCGCTGACCGTGCGCGACGGGATCGTCCGCGAGCCGGACGGCACGGCCCTCGCCGACGTCAACGGGATCGGCTCGCTCCGGGGGGCCCACAACTGGCAGAACGCGGCGGTCGCGGTGGCCGTCGCGCGGGCCCTCGAGCTGTCGCCGGAGCAGATCCAGGCCGGGCTGACCTCGTTCCCGGGCCTGCCGCATCGGATGGAGGAGGTCGGGCGGCGCGGCCACGTGCTGTTCGTCAACGATTCCAAAGCGACGAACGCGGATTCCACCGAGAAGGCCCTGACCGCCTTCCGCGACATTCACTGGATCCTCGGCGGCAAGGCCAAGGAGGGCGGCATCTTCCCGCTCGTGCCGTATTTCGAGCGGGTCGCCCACGCCTACCTGATCGGCGCGGCCTCGGACGCCTTCGCGGCGACCCTGGAGGGCGCCGTGCCCTACACCCGCTGCGAGACCCTCGAGAACGCCGTCCCGAAGGCCGCCGAGAACGCAGCCGCCTCGGGCGCACCGGAGCCGGTGGTGCTGCTGTCGCCGGCCTGCGCGTCCTACGACCAGTTCCGGAACTTCGAGATCCGCGGCAACCGCTTCCGCGAGCTGGCGCAGGCGCTGCCCTGA
- the murG gene encoding undecaprenyldiphospho-muramoylpentapeptide beta-N-acetylglucosaminyltransferase, whose protein sequence is MTVFTPTILLCAGGTGGHLFPAESLAHALRARGIRVALATDARVDSIASEFPASEVVTIASATPSGRSPLKRAGAVLTLGRGFGVAAREIRRINPAAIVGFGGYPTVPPVLAGQILRVPTILHEQNAVMGRANAFLARGARTIATGFKVVRGVPDKARAPRIHTGNPLRPAVIEAVKIPYPAFGEGDALRLLVFGGSQGARVMGEVVPEAIARLPDALRARLHLVQQVRPEDLTAVQNRYLAMGLAGIEAAPFFKDLPARMAASHLVVSRSGASTVSELAAIGRPAILVPLPGSLDQDQAANAATLDAIGAALAMKQADFTPERLAAELTACFETPAKLTAAADAARSAGIHDAAERLAEVVIETAART, encoded by the coding sequence GTGACCGTCTTCACGCCCACGATCCTGCTCTGCGCGGGCGGCACCGGCGGACACCTGTTCCCGGCCGAGAGCCTCGCCCACGCGCTGCGGGCCCGCGGCATCCGGGTGGCGCTCGCCACCGACGCCCGGGTCGATTCCATCGCGTCCGAGTTCCCGGCCTCGGAGGTCGTCACCATCGCCTCGGCGACGCCGTCGGGCCGCTCGCCGCTGAAGCGGGCCGGCGCGGTGCTCACGCTCGGCCGGGGCTTCGGCGTGGCCGCCAGGGAGATCCGCCGGATCAACCCGGCCGCCATCGTGGGTTTCGGCGGCTACCCGACCGTTCCACCGGTGCTCGCCGGCCAGATCCTACGCGTGCCGACGATCCTGCACGAGCAGAACGCCGTGATGGGCCGGGCCAACGCCTTCCTGGCGCGGGGCGCCCGCACCATCGCCACCGGCTTCAAGGTCGTGCGCGGCGTGCCCGACAAGGCCCGCGCCCCGCGGATCCACACCGGCAACCCGCTCCGCCCCGCGGTGATCGAGGCGGTCAAAATCCCGTATCCCGCTTTCGGCGAGGGCGACGCCCTGCGGCTCCTGGTGTTCGGCGGGAGCCAGGGCGCCCGCGTGATGGGCGAGGTCGTGCCGGAGGCGATCGCCCGCTTGCCCGACGCGCTGCGCGCCCGGCTGCACCTCGTCCAGCAGGTCCGCCCCGAGGACCTGACGGCGGTGCAGAACCGCTACCTCGCCATGGGGCTCGCCGGGATCGAGGCGGCGCCGTTCTTCAAGGACCTTCCGGCGCGGATGGCCGCGAGCCACCTCGTGGTCTCGCGCTCGGGTGCCTCGACGGTCTCGGAACTCGCGGCGATCGGCCGCCCGGCGATCCTCGTGCCGCTGCCCGGCTCCCTCGACCAGGACCAGGCCGCCAACGCCGCGACCCTCGACGCGATCGGCGCGGCGCTGGCGATGAAGCAGGCGGATTTCACGCCGGAACGCCTCGCCGCGGAGCTCACCGCCTGCTTCGAGACGCCGGCAAAATTGACCGCGGCGGCCGATGCGGCCAGAAGCGCGGGCATCCACGACGCCGCCGAGCGGCTGGCCGAGGTCGTCATCGAGACGGCCGCCCGCACCTGA
- the mraY gene encoding phospho-N-acetylmuramoyl-pentapeptide-transferase: protein MLYLLSDLSSSFTPLNVFRYITFRTGGALFTAGLFVFWFGPWIISLLRIRQGKGQPIREDGPQTHLLTKRGTPTMGGLMILAGAVVAILLWANPRNHYVWVTLTVTLGFGAIGFYDDYLKVTKQSHKGFSGKFRLALEAVIAMAACLTIAVYSPAALQNQLAFPVFKDALLNLGWFYPLFGAFVIVGAGNSVNMTDGLDGLAIVPVMIACGTFGFIAYLVGNSFTASYLQVNYVRDTGELAVVCGAVIGAGLGFLWFNAPPAQIFMGDTGSLALGGLLGSIAVATKHEIVLAIVGGLFVLEMMSVIIQVASFKLTGKRVFRMAPIHHHFEQKGWKEPQVVIRFWIIAVILAMAGLATLKLR from the coding sequence ATGCTGTACCTTCTCTCGGACCTGAGCAGCAGCTTCACGCCGCTCAACGTGTTCCGCTACATCACCTTCCGCACCGGCGGCGCGCTGTTCACGGCGGGCCTGTTCGTGTTCTGGTTCGGGCCCTGGATCATCTCGCTGCTGCGGATCCGCCAGGGCAAGGGCCAGCCGATCCGCGAGGACGGGCCGCAGACCCATCTGCTGACCAAGCGCGGCACGCCGACCATGGGCGGCCTGATGATCCTGGCCGGCGCCGTCGTGGCGATCCTGCTCTGGGCCAACCCGCGCAACCACTACGTCTGGGTGACGCTGACCGTCACCCTCGGCTTCGGCGCGATCGGCTTCTATGACGATTACCTCAAGGTCACGAAGCAGTCGCACAAGGGGTTCTCGGGCAAGTTCCGGCTCGCCCTCGAGGCGGTGATCGCCATGGCGGCCTGCCTGACCATCGCGGTCTACTCGCCCGCCGCGCTCCAGAACCAGCTCGCCTTCCCGGTGTTCAAGGACGCGCTCCTCAATCTCGGCTGGTTCTACCCGCTGTTCGGCGCCTTCGTGATCGTCGGCGCGGGCAATTCCGTGAACATGACCGACGGCCTCGACGGCCTCGCGATCGTGCCGGTGATGATCGCCTGCGGCACCTTCGGCTTCATCGCCTACCTCGTCGGCAACTCGTTCACCGCCAGCTACCTGCAGGTGAACTACGTTCGCGACACGGGCGAACTCGCCGTCGTCTGCGGCGCGGTGATCGGCGCCGGGCTCGGCTTCCTCTGGTTCAACGCGCCGCCGGCCCAGATCTTCATGGGCGACACCGGCTCCCTGGCGCTGGGCGGCCTGCTGGGCTCCATCGCGGTGGCGACGAAGCACGAGATCGTCCTGGCGATCGTCGGCGGCCTGTTCGTGCTCGAGATGATGTCGGTGATCATCCAGGTCGCGTCGTTCAAGCTCACGGGCAAGCGCGTGTTCCGCATGGCGCCGATCCACCACCATTTCGAGCAGAAGGGCTGGAAGGAGCCGCAGGTCGTGATCCGGTTCTGGATCATCGCGGTGATCCTGGCGATGGCCGGCCTGGCGACGCTGAAGCTGCGCTGA
- a CDS encoding methyl-accepting chemotaxis protein, which produces MFSALNVREAHAKLAALDRVQGVIEFDLAGRILSANRNFLDVVGYTLPEIVGQHHSMFMEPAQRDAPDYRAFWERLRSGAFESGQFQRVGRGGRSIWIQASYNPMLDVRGRPYKVVKFATDITQQRTEEADRAGQIAAIDKVQAVIAFDLDGTVIAVNDNFLAAMGYSRAEVIGQHHSLFVEPAYRESEAYRAFWAALRNGTYQAAQFRRIGKDGREVWIQASYNPILDAAGRPYKVVKFATDISDQVRLFANLRTLIDQNFGEIEQAVTHSTRAASLASSAADSTSGNVQTVAAAAEELAASVAEMSQSIVRSQSATDTAYACVQDADGHTKRLAETATAMTGIVGLIQDIAGQINLLALNATIEAARAGAAGRGFAVVASEVKALADQAARATGQINGEIASVQRVSQEVVQALGSIGASVSVMRETVVATAAAIEEQSAVTRDLAESMQSAAGAVTAITGNIGAIVQSVANVSQAVDTTRDAAKVLAR; this is translated from the coding sequence ATGTTTTCTGCCCTGAACGTCCGTGAAGCGCATGCCAAGCTCGCGGCCCTCGACCGGGTTCAGGGCGTGATCGAGTTCGATCTGGCGGGACGGATCCTGTCGGCGAACCGGAATTTCCTCGACGTGGTCGGGTACACGCTGCCGGAGATCGTCGGCCAGCACCACAGCATGTTCATGGAACCGGCCCAGCGCGATGCCCCGGACTACCGGGCGTTCTGGGAGCGCCTGCGCTCCGGCGCGTTCGAGTCCGGCCAGTTCCAGCGGGTCGGCCGGGGCGGCCGATCGATCTGGATCCAGGCGTCCTACAACCCGATGCTCGACGTCCGCGGCCGGCCCTACAAGGTGGTGAAGTTCGCCACCGACATCACGCAGCAGCGGACCGAGGAGGCCGACCGCGCCGGGCAGATCGCCGCGATCGACAAGGTGCAGGCCGTGATCGCCTTCGACCTCGACGGCACGGTGATCGCGGTGAACGACAATTTCCTCGCCGCGATGGGCTACAGCCGCGCCGAGGTGATCGGGCAGCATCACAGCCTGTTCGTGGAGCCCGCCTACCGCGAGAGCGAGGCCTACCGGGCCTTCTGGGCGGCCCTGCGGAACGGCACCTATCAGGCGGCCCAGTTCCGGCGGATCGGCAAGGACGGGCGCGAGGTCTGGATCCAGGCCTCCTACAACCCGATCCTCGATGCCGCCGGCCGCCCCTACAAGGTGGTGAAGTTCGCCACCGACATCAGCGATCAGGTCCGGCTGTTCGCCAATCTGCGGACCCTGATCGATCAGAATTTCGGCGAGATCGAGCAGGCGGTGACGCACTCGACCCGGGCGGCCTCGCTGGCCTCTTCGGCGGCGGACTCGACCTCCGGGAACGTCCAGACCGTCGCGGCGGCGGCCGAGGAGCTGGCGGCCTCGGTGGCCGAGATGTCCCAGAGCATCGTGCGCTCCCAGAGCGCCACCGATACCGCCTACGCCTGCGTCCAGGACGCGGACGGCCACACGAAGCGCCTCGCCGAGACCGCGACCGCCATGACCGGCATCGTCGGCCTGATCCAGGACATCGCCGGCCAGATCAACCTGCTGGCGCTGAACGCCACCATCGAGGCCGCCCGCGCAGGCGCGGCGGGTCGCGGCTTCGCGGTCGTCGCCTCGGAGGTGAAGGCGCTGGCCGACCAGGCGGCGCGCGCCACCGGTCAGATCAACGGTGAGATCGCCAGCGTGCAGCGCGTCTCGCAGGAGGTCGTGCAGGCGCTCGGCTCGATCGGGGCCTCGGTCTCGGTGATGCGCGAGACCGTGGTGGCCACCGCGGCCGCCATCGAGGAGCAGAGCGCCGTGACCCGGGATCTGGCCGAGAGCATGCAGAGCGCCGCGGGGGCCGTCACGGCGATCACCGGCAATATCGGGGCGATCGTCCAGTCGGTGGCCAACGTCTCGCAGGCGGTCGACACCACCCGCGACGCCGCCAAGGTCCTGGCGCGATGA
- a CDS encoding UDP-N-acetylmuramoylalanyl-D-glutamyl-2,6-diaminopimelate--D-alanyl-D-alanine ligase — protein sequence MTALWTREELESATGGRLTGAGRAIGGASIDTRTLQPGDLFFAIRGDTRDGHDFVPDALGRGAGAAVVGAARAEALAAHGPVLAVPEEGADPVLTAMVRLGAAARARTRAQVVAVTGSVGKTGTKEALRHVLSEQGETHASAASYNNHWGVPLTLTRMPRSARYGVFEIGMNHGAEIVPLTAQVRPDIALITTIAPAHIEHFASLAAIADAKGEIFSGLQPGGVAILNRDAPHFDRLAAHAQASRAGRVVTFGEHPDSDVRALKIVLRPDLSVIDAAVMGQPVTYKLGTAGRHAALNSLGVMAVVHSLGADLARAALSLGGLTPPAGRGERTALEIGGGTAYLVDESYNANPVAVRAALATLAGIETGPRGRRIAVLGDMLELGAAAPDLHRGLAEAIEAARVDLVFTAGPLMRNLFEALPVSRRGAVADTAADLLEPLARTLRSGDAVMVKGSNGSRMGRIVEALKARYAVDPTRRTQAVP from the coding sequence CGGCGACACCCGCGACGGCCACGACTTCGTCCCCGACGCCCTGGGGCGCGGGGCCGGCGCCGCCGTTGTGGGCGCCGCGCGCGCCGAGGCGCTCGCCGCCCACGGCCCCGTCCTGGCGGTCCCCGAGGAGGGCGCCGACCCGGTCCTGACCGCGATGGTGCGCCTCGGCGCCGCCGCCCGGGCCCGGACGCGCGCGCAGGTCGTGGCGGTCACCGGCTCGGTCGGCAAGACCGGGACCAAGGAGGCGCTGCGCCACGTGCTGTCGGAGCAGGGCGAGACCCACGCCTCGGCGGCCTCCTACAACAACCACTGGGGCGTGCCCCTGACCCTGACGCGGATGCCGCGCTCAGCGCGCTACGGCGTGTTCGAGATCGGCATGAACCACGGCGCCGAGATCGTGCCGCTGACCGCCCAGGTCCGGCCGGACATCGCGCTGATCACCACGATCGCGCCCGCCCATATCGAGCATTTCGCCTCGCTGGCCGCGATCGCGGACGCCAAGGGCGAGATCTTCTCCGGGCTCCAGCCCGGCGGCGTCGCGATCCTGAACCGCGACGCCCCGCATTTCGACCGGCTGGCCGCCCACGCCCAGGCCTCCCGGGCGGGCCGGGTGGTGACCTTCGGCGAGCATCCGGATTCCGACGTCCGCGCCCTGAAGATCGTGCTGCGGCCCGACCTGTCGGTGATCGACGCGGCGGTGATGGGCCAGCCCGTCACCTACAAGCTCGGCACGGCCGGCCGGCACGCGGCGCTGAACTCGCTGGGCGTCATGGCGGTGGTCCACAGCCTCGGGGCCGACCTCGCCCGCGCGGCCCTGTCGCTCGGCGGGCTGACGCCGCCGGCGGGGCGCGGCGAGCGCACCGCCCTCGAGATCGGCGGCGGCACCGCCTACCTCGTCGACGAGAGCTACAACGCCAATCCCGTCGCCGTCCGCGCGGCGCTGGCGACCCTCGCGGGGATCGAGACCGGACCGCGCGGCCGCCGGATCGCGGTGCTGGGCGATATGCTGGAGCTCGGCGCCGCCGCACCCGACCTGCATCGCGGCCTGGCGGAGGCAATCGAGGCGGCCCGGGTCGACCTCGTCTTCACGGCCGGTCCGCTGATGCGCAACCTGTTCGAGGCCCTGCCGGTGAGCCGCCGCGGCGCGGTGGCCGACACCGCGGCCGACCTGCTCGAGCCGCTCGCCCGGACCCTGCGGTCCGGCGACGCCGTCATGGTGAAGGGATCGAACGGCAGCCGCATGGGCCGGATTGTCGAGGCGCTGAAAGCCCGCTACGCGGTCGATCCGACCCGGCGGACCCAGGCCGTCCCGTGA
- a CDS encoding FtsW/RodA/SpoVE family cell cycle protein, which yields MMSRAERTPLTDWWWTVDRGLLAALFALMVAGLVFLMGGGPPVAERIGLPTFYFLNRQAMYLAPTILLICAVSFLSLRGIRRLALVTWVCGVVLCLLAGKFGPEIKGAHRWIQFGSFGLQPSEFVKPAFVVVAAWAFSEGAQRRDMPGGILALLLLPITIVPLLLQPDFGQTMLITMVWCALFFVAGLHLIWVAVLGVLGLGGVFAAYLFFHHVRERFNKFLDRDSGGGFQDFWSRESFRSGGWFGTGPGEGVAKRHLPDAHTDFIFSVTGEEFGVIVCLCLVALFAFIVLRGLKLARRTDDTFSRLAITGLTTLFGLQACINMAVNTQLMPAKGMTLPFVSYGGSSLISLALGTGFLVALTRKRPRTVMLSQKPPGTAPATVAGVMR from the coding sequence ATGATGTCACGCGCGGAACGCACCCCCCTGACGGACTGGTGGTGGACGGTCGATCGCGGGCTGCTCGCGGCCCTGTTCGCCCTGATGGTCGCGGGCCTCGTCTTCCTGATGGGCGGCGGCCCGCCGGTGGCCGAGCGGATCGGCCTGCCGACCTTCTACTTCCTCAACCGGCAGGCGATGTACCTCGCGCCGACCATCCTGCTGATCTGCGCGGTCTCGTTCCTGTCGCTGCGCGGCATCCGGCGGCTCGCGCTGGTCACCTGGGTCTGCGGCGTCGTCCTGTGCCTGCTCGCCGGCAAGTTCGGGCCCGAGATCAAGGGCGCGCATCGCTGGATCCAGTTCGGCTCCTTCGGCCTGCAGCCCTCGGAGTTCGTGAAGCCGGCCTTCGTGGTCGTCGCCGCCTGGGCCTTCTCGGAGGGCGCCCAGCGCCGCGACATGCCGGGCGGCATCCTGGCGCTGCTGCTCCTGCCGATCACCATCGTGCCGCTGCTGCTCCAGCCCGATTTCGGCCAGACCATGCTGATTACCATGGTGTGGTGCGCGCTGTTCTTCGTGGCCGGCCTCCACCTGATCTGGGTGGCCGTCCTCGGCGTGCTGGGCCTCGGAGGTGTGTTCGCTGCCTACCTGTTCTTCCACCACGTCCGCGAGCGCTTCAACAAGTTCCTCGACCGGGATTCCGGCGGCGGCTTCCAGGACTTCTGGTCGCGCGAATCGTTCCGCTCGGGCGGCTGGTTCGGCACCGGGCCGGGGGAGGGCGTGGCCAAGCGCCACCTGCCGGACGCGCATACCGACTTCATCTTCTCGGTCACCGGCGAGGAGTTCGGCGTGATCGTCTGCCTCTGCCTCGTGGCGCTGTTCGCCTTCATCGTGCTGCGCGGCCTCAAGCTGGCGCGGCGCACCGACGACACCTTCTCGCGGCTGGCGATCACCGGCCTGACCACGCTGTTCGGCCTCCAGGCCTGCATCAACATGGCGGTGAACACCCAGCTGATGCCCGCCAAGGGCATGACGCTCCCGTTCGTCTCCTACGGCGGCTCCTCGCTGATCTCGCTGGCGCTCGGCACCGGCTTCCTGGTCGCACTGACCCGCAAGCGGCCCCGCACCGTCATGCTCAGCCAGAAGCCCCCCGGCACCGCGCCCGCCACCGTCGCCGGGGTGATGCGGTGA